The Bacilli bacterium region CTTGACGTCGCCGAAGAGCTCACTGCCGAACACCTCGCGGTATTTGATGATGGTTCCAAGCGACGCCTTTAGCTTGTAGTCGCGTCCCGCTAATTTGATTGTCTTTTCCATGTCTCTTATTCCTCAATGGTAGGAACGACTGGAGCCACGGTTAGGAAAGTCTCGTAGTTGGCGTCGCCAAGGCATGAGGTGACGTGGGTAGTCGAGTATTTGCTATTGATAGCAATAGGTCTCGAAGTGATGTTGAGAGTGATCGCGTTGACCTCGATGGAATCTGCCTTGGTCTTGCTGGATTCGTTGATCGGGGTGACCGAGCAGAGATAGAACCAGATGCGACGGGCTTTGAGGTCCCCTTGGATCTCAAATCCCAAGGCGAAAGTGACCGGTTGGGCGTTCGTGATTTCCACGATGTTCCCATTGGTTAACTTCTTGTATCCGAGGATGTCGACTTTGAATTCGTCGGTGAGTTCGGTGAGTTTTAAGGTCAAGGTTCGCCCGGCCAATTGGCTGAGCGAGAGGATGATCTGGTCATCCGCGTTGACATTGGTGGATCCGCCAACGATGTCGTTGGTGAACTCCTGAGCGCCCGGAAGGCTTACTGGGGTTGTGAATGTCCACTTCCCGTCCGTAGCTTCGGTGGCTTTTGAGTAATAGACGTTTTTTAGTCCATACGTAACTTTGTTATTTGGCATTTAATATTTCCTCCATGTAAATTTCATATGTTCTGTTGAGCGATTTGTCGGCGTTGTGCGACTCGCTGAGTAAAGAAAATGCCAGGCCTTTGCCCAGCAGTTTCTGTTCTAGTATCTTTTCTAGTTTGACGTCCTTCGCTTTAGTGACTAGCGTTATCTGCACCGACGACTTGTAGATGTCGGGCTTGTTGTCACTATATAGCGAGGGCCTTTTGGTCACTTCCTGATAGACTATAAACGGCATCGACGCGTTATCTGTTGAATCGTAAGCGTTGGTTCCGTAGAACGCCTTGTTTGGAAGGACCTCCTTCAATACGGAATAGAGATCCTCAAGTTTCATTTAATTGCCTCCGTTCCTGATTATCTGCTTTATCCCCTCCAGCATTTCCGGGGTGAACGTCTCGTAGGCCGGGCGCATGAATGGACGCGCCATGACGAACTTACCGCTCTTGTGCTTGAAGCCGAACTCGACCAGATGGACGAGCCTCCCCTTCGTGCCTGAGGATATGAATATTGTCTTGTTAGCCCCACTACCGACGGTCGTGAGGATAAAGGAATCCGCGAGATGGTTATTTCCATAACCGGTTCTCGGGCAGTTTTCCTTGATGTAGTTGAGCACTTCGCTGGCCGTTTCGTCCAGCTTCTTCTCGACGTCGGCCTTCACATCGTCGCTGTAGGTTTCGATGATCTCGCTGAGTTTCAAAGAAAAGGAATCGAGAGACTCGCTCATGGCGTGACCTCGATGTCCGATTTGGATAGATAGAGCTCGATAAACTGGCCGTCGATGTAGGTCCTCTCTACTTTGTAGAGCTCGTCCTTGATCTGGACGAACTTCGACTCGTCGTAGAGGATCGACTGGATGACCACCTTGAGGTCTATCTTGAGCCCGAGCGAGACGTTTGTGTTGTACTCGAGTTTGGTGACGCTCCTGAAGGAGCCGATCACTTCTTTCTTGGATTTGACGACGTTTGTTTTGTTCCCTATGTTGTCTAGGGATGAGGCCACGCATAGCAGTGCGAGGCGGGAGTTCGGTGAGTTTGGAAACATGGGGGTCTACGCCTCTGATGTCAGGACCAATTGCCTGAGCAAGAAGTCGAAACTTGAAGGCAGTTCCTTCACGCTTCCGTCATTTTTAAAGCCATAGAAGGTCTTGCAGTAAATTAATACCAAAGCCTCGGCTAGGCCGTTTTCGCTATAAGCGACATCATCCTTCACCCCAGCTGAGCGAATCAGACTGAAGCAAGCGTTGATGTGAAGCGCTAGCTCATCGTCCGCATACGTCTCCTCGAGGGGGATCATAAGGGACTTCTTGACCTTATTTTTGATATTGGTGATATCGTGACTCATACCTGAACACTCCTTTCATTACAGCTGTTGTTTACCTACCGTTCATTGTTCCGTTTTACTCATACTCATTTCATTTCATTATTCCTTTTTACTTGTACTCATTTCATTTCATTTCATTGTTCCTTTCTACTCACTTAGCATCGTCACGCCAGAGCCCTTGCGGGATAACCACACTTGGTTCGCTTTCGTTGTACCTTTTTACTTTTACTTTTACTTTTTTCCGTTCATTGTACTTTTTTACTTTTACTCTTTTCTTTTCATTGTGCCTTTTTACTTGTTACTTCCACGTCGCCACTCGCACTGCTATTCCATGCGTAGCCCTTATAAAGGGCTGAGTCGCCCCAGCCCTAGATAAGCGTTGGTTAAGGCCTACTATTCCTTGGCGGAGGTTGTAGCGCCTTTTTTGACTCTCAAGAAGCCGTTGAATCCGACGACGTTTCCACCGGTGAAGACACTTGCTTTGTAGCAGATGATTCCATCCTTGAACTTGTAGTCGGTTGACTTGGCGATCTCGACAGGTGAGAAGACTGGGACCTCGTAGTTCTTTAAGGAACCATAGGCGATGCAGTAGTCTCCTTCGGCGGTCGCGGTGTCGCTTAAGGCCTTGCAGTGAGAGGAGATGATATATGGGATACCATCGATGGTCTGCGCCTTGTAGTCGACGGCGTGGACCTTTCTTCCTTCGGCTGTTCGTAATGTTGCGAATGCGCGGAGGTCGTTTTTGTTGAGGATGAGGACGGCGTCGCCTTCCACTTCCTCGTCTCCGCCATAGGCGAACACGATCTCATCCAATGTGGTATCGGTGATCTTGGCGATGTCGATGTCCTTTGAGGCTTCGATGGCGCTGGCTTTGTCAGAGAAGATACCAGTGAAGGTGTTTGAGGTTCCTGCGCCGAGAAGGATCTGAGAGGCGATCTTCTTTTTGAGGGAGACTTCGATGTTCTTCAAGACCTCTGCTTGGTAAGGAAGGTTTGGAAGCTTCTCTAATTCCTCGGTGATTTCGGTATAGGCGGTTACTTTGACCTTGGTGACGGTAACGTAATCAAAGGTTGGCTCGGTTTCGGTATAGTCGGCACCTTCGGCGGTCAAGCCAGCGTCGCCGTGACCTTTAACGTAGGACTTTTTGTAGGTTTCGCCACCGTTGAGGTTGACGACGTTGACTTTGTCAACGATTGTCGATACTTCGCGGAATGGGTACTCGGCGATTTTGTCGTCGGTGTAGCTGGGTAGCAAGATGTTGCTGGAATCGACCTTGATGGTTCTTGCTTCCCTGAGGTCCTTACCGCGTTGCTCTAAGGCTTCGGCGGTCTCGGATTTGGTTTCGATATTGACGACCTTGACTTCGGTTTGGGAGGCGATCTTCATTTTCTTTTCGATCATTCCTCTTTCTTCCTGTAAGGTTGTGGCTTCAGTTTCTAACGCTGAGAGCTTCTCGACATCGTTTTCGGTGTCGCTGGCAGTTCTGATTTCGGCCAAGCGGGCTTCGATCTCTGCCTTTCTTTTGATTAAATTCATTTTTAAATCCTCCTAGATTTTTGATTTGATGTGAATTCGTTTTTTGATGATTTCGGCTTGCTTCTTCTGCTCAGCTAAATCCATAGCCTTTAGTTCCAAATCCATGGCTTCTAAAGAACGAGCGTAGATGCTGGTCGAGTCGTAGGCCGGGGTGTCGACGATGGATACGTCGTAGAGTCTCTCTATCCCGAGGATCCTACGGACCGGTACCGCACCGCTTCTGTCCCAGCTCTGCTTGTTGACCGTGAAAGCGAAGCTCATCTTATCCAAAAGCCCGGCCGTGACCATCTTGTAGATATCCTTGTTGGATTCCGTGTCAAGAAGCTCGGCGTGGACCTTGAGACCTTTTTCGTCGACCGATAAGGAAAGAGAGCCGTTTTTGGTTCTCGCGATGATGAGGAAGTTGTCCATGTGGTTGTACTTCATGGGCACGTCCTTCATTAGAGTTTCGGAGAGGGAGTCCTTATCGATGACTTCCTTGAAGCCGTGTTCCTCGTCCCCGATCATGGTTTCGCTCTCGAATACGATAGCGTAGCCTTCCAAGGTCATCTTGCCGTCGACCGCTTCGGTCCTTAGTTCGGCCAATCTGACCTCTTTATTTGTTGTCTTCGTCATTGTTGTTACCTCCTACTTGGTATTGGTTTGCCTTGTCGGCATCTACGTAATTTAGTGATTGGAGTCTCTTGTTCCCGTTTTCGATCGGCTCGAGTCCCAATAAGGCCCTGGATTCGTTCAAAGACATGATCCCGAGTCCCATGAGTTTCTCGATGGCGCCGACCTTGGTGGTCCAGGAGGCGTATTGCAGACGCTCGCTGAAGAAGAGGATTTCCTCCCCTCTTTCGAGCTCATTCTGCGTCAATAATCCGTTTGAGAAAGCCTCGCTTAGCTGTATCGCTATCGGTTCGATGGTCGATTCATAGAAAGCGTTGAATTCGGTCTCGTTGTATGAGTTGGCGAATATCGCCTTCGACACTCCGAAGTAATCGAGTATCTTGCTTTGCAGGAAGTCGAGCGTCTTGTCGTCCACGAGCTTCGGATCGACGCTTAACGGCGTGTAGTCCGCTTTTGAGTCGACCGGGACGATCGCCGATTCGGTTTCGTTGGCCTTCGATAGCGCCCTGTTGAATTCGTCGATTTGCTTCTGCTTGTCGCTTTCCTTCAGCATGCCGTTGATTTTGAGCAGGCCCTTAATCTGGAAGCTCGACATCATTCCGGCCTCCACCCCTTGCAGGAGCGAGTCGTTGATCTTGAGCGTTTTTAGCAATGCTTCGTGGCTTCCCGTCGATGAGTCACCGCCGAAGAAGCTGTTGTTCGTGTAGAACCTTCTTAGGTGGATGACGTTCTCGTAAGGGAGGATGTAGCTCGTGCCGTCGCCGAAGTAGAACTTAAGGTAATAGTCGCCGAGGCTGTCTTCTATCGGCTCCACCGTTATGGGGTTGAGCGGGTACAGCCCAATCAGCTTGTAGGTGGACCTGTCGTACATCGGGTAGATGAACGCGTTGTCGTTGAGCATCAATAGTGACACGCTTTTGTAGAGGAATTGGTATGGCGTCATGAGGGTATTTGGCTTGTACTTAAGTAAAAAGGCGACCGGCCCTGACTTTTCGGTCTGGACCCCGTCGTCTCCCACTTTTAGGTACCTTCCTTTTAGCTTCGCGCATTGCGAGGCAATCCTGTCGACGCATATTCGGACCACATCGGAGTTGGAGATGTTGTCGCCGAATGGGACGAACGGTAGCTTCAGGTCGTTCACGACTTTGTAGCTATCGACGCTCCCGACTTTCTTCTTTCTTTTGAAAATATCTTTAAATCCCATTTGCTACCTCCTAACTATTCATGGTTTCGTAGTCTTTTTTGTATAGGTTCAAGACGGAGTAGGCGATGATCAAAGCGACCGCCCCGTCTATCCTTTTGAATTTGCTGTTCAGCTTCGATGGCTGGATGTTCCCGTTGATGTCGACCTTGGCCTGGGTGTTGCTTAGGCACCACTTCAGCATCGGGTTGTTATCATAGATAACCACATGGTTCTTAAGGTCGGCCTCGAGCTGTTTCATCGGCTCGGACAGAGTGAAAGGCCCCTGCCTCACCTTCTCCATCGTGAAGCCGGCTTCGTCCATCTCGTCCACCCAGTAGCGGGAGTTCCAGGGATCGTAACCGATCCAAAGAGGCCTGATGTCGTAGGTCCTGACCATGTCGAGGAACCACTCGGTGACCTTTGAAAAGTCGTTCTGGCTACCGTCGGATAAGGTCAGGTAGCCTTTCTTAACCCAGATGTCGTAAGGGACGGAGTCTTCCTCCATCCTCTTTTGGAGCACGTTGCTCGGCATGAAGAAATGCGGGATGACGTACTTCTTCTTGTCTTTGACGATGAGGAGTATCGAGGCGGTCAAATCCGTCGTCGAGGAAAGGTCCACGCCTCCGATAGCATAGCTATTGCGCAGGCTTTCCATGTCGTATGCCTCTTCGTTGTTCAGCTCGTCGAAGCTCATCCAAGAACCGGATTCGAGCTGTTTGACGTTAAAATCCTTGCAGAGCATCGTGAGCCTCGTCGAGAGATCATTCTTGGACTTGTTCATGATGTCCTCGAGGTAGGTCATGGTCTTGATCTTCCCTAGCGATGGGTTGGATTTCTGCCACGACTTCTTGTCACTGTAGATCTCGTCAATCGAGTCCTGCGTGTAGAGCCAAGGTAGCACCCTTTCGTCGGTGATCTCACCCTTGATCATCTTCCTGCAGTATTCGAGCTTCTTGTCTAGGAACCCTCCCACCACGTTCCCTTCGGTCGTGATGATGAAGATCAACGGTTCCCTTTTGGTCGATTGGCTTTGCTTGATCGCGTCGTAGACCTTCGAGTCGGTCATCTGATGGACCTCATCGATGCACCCCACCTCGATGTTGAAGCCGTCTAGGTTCCTCGATTGGGCGGAGAGCTTCTTGATCTTGTTCTTGTTCTTCGGCGAATAGATGTAGAAGATGTTTTTCCTGCTTCTTTTATCCTTCGATAAAGCCTTACTGTGCTCTCGCATGTTGTTGATCTCCTCGAAAAGGATCGAGGCCTGATCGTTGGTGTTACTGGCGCAGATGATGTCGACGCCACCGCTTGAGAGGAAGAACTCCGCCAAGTCGATGCCGGCGATGTAGGTGGTCTTGCCGTTCTTTCTGGCGACAAGGAGCACCACCTCGTTGAACCTTCTGAGTCCGGTTTCCTTGTACTTGAAGCCATAGGCTACCTGAAGGAGCGCCTTTTCCCAGAGCTCGAGGATGAACGGCATCCCGTTGAACGGGGACTTTGTGTGCTTGCAGAAGCGCTCGATGAAGTCGATCCTCAGCTGTCCTGGCTTTTCGTCAAAGACGAACCTAGGGTTCTTCAAGTCGCTGATGAGCGAATCGAGTACCTGCTCAAGCTCATGGCCGATCACCACGTCTCCTTTGTAGACCGCGTTGCGGTATTCGATGAGGTAGTTCATTTCCCGGCTTCTTCGATGAACTTGTCGAATTCGTCCTCGCCCTCGTCGACCTCTTTGCCGAGGATCGTGTTCAGGGTTTTGATGATGGATTGATAAGCGATCACGCTTTGGAGATAGGTCTTGTACTTGAGGTTCACCCTTTGGTTTCCCTTGTTCGACGTCTCGACGACATAGCTTTTGCCTATGTCATCCTCGAGGCTGTCGAGTTCCACCTTAAGAAAAGAAGCCTTCTTCAGGAGCTCGTCGACTAGGCTTTTCTTGGCCTCGTCGCTCCCTTCAAACAGCTTCTTTAACCTCAAATACTCTCTATAGACGCAATCATTCCTCTTCTTCATAGAGTTCCTCCGCCTCTGAGGCGTCGACCTGCTCGTAGTTGTCGATTGAGTCTTCGCACCCTAGGTAGATGACGTTTGATAAATAGGTCCCGTCGATCTTCGATTTGAAGATCTTTCCGGCCTCCGCTTCGTATTTCTTTGGCATGTTGTTTCCTCCTATGAGACGGTCCAGTTCTTGGCCGTCGCCACCGCTATGTCTGTCGTCGATACCTTGGCTAGGTTGTCGCTACCCAAGGTGAGGGCCTTGGCGGACGAGCCTGTCAGGTTTTTGAGAGACGCGAACATGGCTTTGATGGAATTGGCACTGAGATTTGTGCATTTCGAGAAGTTGGCCACGCAGTTCCAGTTGGATCCGAGGACGATGTCCGCCAAAGACGGATTATCCACTATGTGGCCAGCGATTATCGAGTAGGTGAACGAATTAGGAAGTATGATCTTAGCCAAGACCGGGCATGAGCTGATGGTCTGGCCGTTCCCGGTGAATCCAAGGAACCCAGCCGGTAGTTCAAGTGTCCTCAGCGCTGTCATGTTGAATATCGAGTATGAAACGAAGGTCGTCAGCTTCGATCCGCTTTCAAAGGAAATGGCGGAAAGGTTGGAACTGCCGAAGGCGTTTCGTCCCCATGAGGACACGCTTTTAGGAACCTTTAATACGTAGGTTGACGCTAGGTTTTCCATCTTTTGGAACGAATACTCCTGAATGGAGGTTATTGCTATCCCTTCTTGGAACTCGATCCTTTGGAACTTCCCTCCTTCGAAGGCGTGTGAGCCGATGAAGGAAATGTCAGGATGAAGGACCAAGGTTGCATATGCTTGGTAGTATGAAAGGCAGTATTCCCTGATTCTTGTTACCGATGTCGGGATGACGACTTTGTCGGCCGTTCCGTCGATGATACCGCAGAGAAGCTGTGCTTCCTCTGACTGCGTGTTGGCGGAGAGTATGCCATCTGCCACCACCGCCTCGACGGGCTCGCTGATAAAGGCATAGCTTCCGGTAGGCACGTTGTTGGTGACGACGTTGTTCGAGGAGATGAAGGATATGAACCATCTGCCTGAGAGCTTCGTGACCGTGGTAGGAACCACCAAGGCGTCGTTCGTCACCCTGTAAAGGTACGTGGCCTTGGCGTGCTTGAACTTGACGTAGCGTATCGCTCCCTCGATCGAATCGTCGACCGAGAATACCAGTCTCGCCCTGCTTAGTTCATCTTCGGTCCCGAGCCTGACGACCGGATCCTCGTATTCAAGCCTCCCGTTGGCGTTTGCTTTTATCTTGATGTCGTACATTGGTTGCCCTCCTAAAATAAGCGAAAATGTTATAAGTCTATACTTTGTATAGTCTTATAAAGACGAAAAAGGCCCTTTTCGGACCTCTTTTTGGTGTTTATATAAGACTTATTTATAAGACTTATATAAAACGTTGGCTTTGCTTGGCCCCTGTGAGGCCCGCTGTCGCTTTAAGTTCCTCGGGTTGGTAAATTAGCCAATCCCAAGAGAAAGGAGCCCCGTGAGGCCCCCGTTTCAATCTTCCGGTTTCTCGAATATCCTCTTCGGCACTATCAGGACGTTCCCGACTAGGTCCGTCTCGAATAGTTTGAACGATAGGTTGTTGAACTGCTTTTTCTTAAGCAAGCCTTCCTCGTCCACCACCGTTAGGTAGTCGTCGAATACCCTAGGCGCCAGTTCGATGTAGCCACCGACTAGGCCTTGGAGTTCCTTGAGGGTGAAGTATCTGCCTTTTGGTTGGACCAGCTGGACTTCACTTCCCGTGATGAGGATTGCTAGGTTTTGCGCCCTGAGCGTCGTTAGGAACACCCTGAGCGGAACGATGACCTTGTTGTTGCATTCGTCGCAACAGGCCGTCCCGGCGACGGGCATCGGGTTGTTCCCGTAGCCCTCTATCTCTTTTCCGCAGATACAGCATTTCATCTTCGCTTCCTCCCTTAGCACTCGCCCGACAGGTCCCACATCATCGAGTCGATGACCATGACGGCCCCGCTCATCGCATCGTGGTATTTGTCGTAGTTGGCGAAGTCGCTTTTCTCTTCGTTGTAGAATTCGCGGGTTTTGTTCGAGAAGAATTTGACCAGCGAGTTTCTTTTGGCCCTGAGTTCCTCGACGCTGTCGCCTCTGAGGTTGAGCATGTCCTTGACGGCGTTGATCTGCTTTCCGTCTATGGTTGAATGCCCGATTCCTAAGTTGGCGATTTCCTCGACCTTGCTTTCGACCGCCTCGTCATTGAATTTGATTTCGTTTTTCATTGTTTGGACCTCCTTATGTCCTTGACATATCAATCGCTCTAAAAGAGCACTATAGCAAGTTAATAAGACAGTCATTTCCGTATCTTTTTCTGATACATGGCATGCACTTGTGTTTCCTTTTGGATTAAATGGAATCCTTGGCGGTTTTCCTGCCCGCTGTGCGCTTTTCCCGCCTCAGGCGAATAAACAAGCGAAGGGCGAAAGAAAAGAGCCGTAAGGCCCTTATTTCGCTTTCTGTGAAATTCCGGATTTTGAAAAATCGGCCCCACGCATTTCGGAGGTGGGGGCGAACGGTACTTTCAAAGTCAGAAAATATCATCGACCGGGGCGGTCATTTCGATTTTCTGGACACGAGATTTCCCTCGCTGTCGAAGTCGTACTCGGCCAATCTACCGAACCTATGGTGCTCTTTGTTGTGGCAATCGGTGCAAAGGAGCATCAGGTTGTCCTGATTCAAAGAGACGTTGGGATCGTCGACGTTCTGTATGGTTAGATGGATCTTGTGATGGACCTCGTTCCCTGGCTTACCACATTTCTCGCACAGGCCATTCTGATTGCAGATCTTAATCGCCCTAGCAAGGTGCCATTCGTCGCCACGGTAGAAACGCTCGAGCTTACTTGGTCGCTTCGAGTGCTTCGCGCAACGCTTGTGCCTTTGCATCTGCGTCCTCCCAAGGAAGGTTCAATCCTAATCTGCCGAAGTGCCCATACTCGGAAATCCGGGAATAGGTGACGTCCAGCAATTTGAGTTCTTTGATGATCGAAGCCGGCTTGAAGTCAAAGACCTCTTTAACGAGCTCGACCAATTTGTCGTCGTCGATGACGCCGGTTCCAAAGGAATCGACGGAAACCGAGACTGGCTCGGCAATGCCGATGGAATAGGCGACGCCAACCTCACAGCGTTTGCAAAGCCCTGAATCGACGAGGGCCTTGGCGACGTAGCGACAATAGTAGGCACCGCTTCTGTCGACCTTGGTTGGATCCTTTCCAGAGAAGGCACCACCGCCATGGTGAGCCACCCCTCCATAGGTATCGCACATGAGCTTTCGCCCGGTTAAGCCTGAATCGGCGTAAGGACCGCCGGTCTCGAAAGCGCCGGTCGGATTGATGAGGACTTGGCATTCAGGGTACTTCTTGATGTATCCGCCGATGGCCTCAAGCAAGAGAACCTTCGCTTCTTCTAGCTTTCCGTGTTTGGTTTGAGAGGAGATGATTATCGTTTTGATGGCGACTGGTTTGTAGTCGCTGTCGTATTCCACCGCGACTTCGCATTTCCCGTCAGGGCCGAAGATGTCGTTGTGCTTCACGAAAAGGATGCGTGCAAGGTTGCTGATGTGGGAAGCGACGACGAATGGATAAGGCATCCTCTCGTCGGTTTCGTTTGTGGCGTAGCCATACATCATCCCTTGGTCCCCAGCGCCTTCTTTGTCGACGCCGAGAGCGATGTCTCCCGATTGCTTCGTGATGTTTAGATAGACTTTGAATTGCTCGTAGTAGCCGGCGAAGCGGAGAGCCTTGATGGCTTCCTTGATGATGTTCACCTTCGCCTTCGAGGTGACTTCGCCGAACACATAGACGGCGTTGTTCTTGATCGCGGATTCCACCGCCACCCTCGATGTCTTGTCAGCCTTGAGATAGGCGTCTAAGACGTTGTCTGATATCTGGTCGCAGAGTTTGTCAGGGTGCCCTTTGAACACCTGCTCACACGTTACGATTTTTCCCATTATCTTGTTTCCTTCCTTTCGGCGCGTTCGGCCGTTTCGTTTTTGTCTCTGAATTCGATCACGTATGGTTTCCCATGCTTGATTTTGAAAAGCAGGTCATTGAGCCTGCGGATAGCCAAGCGGTAGAAATTGACGTCGACCAAGGAGTCATAGTCCTTGGGATCGTTTCTGTATCTCGCCTTGGCCTCCCCGAGTCTGTCCTTGAACTTCTCTTTCAAATCGTAGAAGTCTTGGATTTCCCTTTCGCTGAAGCCACACGAGATTGTGGTTTTGATTGTTATTTTTTGCTCCATTGATTCCTCCATAAAGCAAAAACGAGGCCCTCTGAGCCCCGCTTCTGTTGTTTCCTGTTGTTTACTTGATTGTGAAGATTTCCTTCGGCACGCACGCCGTGTAGCGCGGATAATCGTAACCTTCGGACTCAATAAGTATTCCATACGCGTAACCGTCGGCAATAACGTAGATGCAGTGCATCAAACCGGTGTCGTCTTGATACATGAGTTTGCTGTTGTTCTTAACGTAGTCCCTGTCGTCCAGCGGATTGGCTAAGAGGTCCTTGAACTCGTCGTTGGTGAGTTTCACCACTTTTTCGATCGCGAACTCGGTCGTCGGGTAGATCTCCTCCGGCGTAGGTTTTCTAAAGAAATAAGCCTTCATTGTCTCTCTCCTTTTGAAGTCTCGATGATTTCAAATTCATCGGCTTCAGGTATGATTGCGCATCCTCCCCACGTTCCGTGGAGTTGGCCGGCGTCATCGATGTGGGTGACGGTTCCGGTCTTCCATCGGTATTGAGGTTCGTCGCGCATGTCTATTATTTTGATAAGGTCGCCCACTTGCGGTTTCATCATTTAACCCTCCAAGCGGTATAGACCGTCAGGTATCCGCAGTCCCATGAGTCGACTAGGTAGCCGTCTCGGACTGTGGTCACGTGGCCTCGGACCGATACGATGAATGTCCCTTGAGGATGTTCCCTTAGGAAGTCCACCACCTTGGTTCTTGGCTGTCCCGGCGTCCCCTTGAAGAGGAGCCTGTCGTAACTCGCTAGGTAATCGTAGAGGAATTTTCTGGCCTTGTAGGATGAATATCCCAGTTCTTTCTTGGCCCGATTGAGTTCCCTGCGGGTTTCCATGTAGTCCTTTTCAAAGGCCGTGGATACCGCTCGGACGACGCAGTCTTTGACTGATAGTCCTTTAGGATGGGCGTTGAACTTGATGAAGTTCTTGGTTCTGACTTCCATGGTTATTTCGCCTCCCATGGCGCGTTGAGCCATTTGACTAATTCTCTAGAGGAGTCGGTCTCGAATATCGCTTCCTCCCAGTGGCCTTCGCCATCGGGCGTCCTGCCGTAGACCGCGTATTTGCTCTTGTTCCAAAGGCAGTCGATTTGGA contains the following coding sequences:
- a CDS encoding phage tail protein, translating into MPNNKVTYGLKNVYYSKATEATDGKWTFTTPVSLPGAQEFTNDIVGGSTNVNADDQIILSLSQLAGRTLTLKLTELTDEFKVDILGYKKLTNGNIVEITNAQPVTFALGFEIQGDLKARRIWFYLCSVTPINESSKTKADSIEVNAITLNITSRPIAINSKYSTTHVTSCLGDANYETFLTVAPVVPTIEE
- a CDS encoding HK97 gp10 family phage protein, whose amino-acid sequence is MSESLDSFSLKLSEIIETYSDDVKADVEKKLDETASEVLNYIKENCPRTGYGNNHLADSFILTTVGSGANKTIFISSGTKGRLVHLVEFGFKHKSGKFVMARPFMRPAYETFTPEMLEGIKQIIRNGGN
- a CDS encoding phage major capsid protein, translated to MNLIKRKAEIEARLAEIRTASDTENDVEKLSALETEATTLQEERGMIEKKMKIASQTEVKVVNIETKSETAEALEQRGKDLREARTIKVDSSNILLPSYTDDKIAEYPFREVSTIVDKVNVVNLNGGETYKKSYVKGHGDAGLTAEGADYTETEPTFDYVTVTKVKVTAYTEITEELEKLPNLPYQAEVLKNIEVSLKKKIASQILLGAGTSNTFTGIFSDKASAIEASKDIDIAKITDTTLDEIVFAYGGDEEVEGDAVLILNKNDLRAFATLRTAEGRKVHAVDYKAQTIDGIPYIISSHCKALSDTATAEGDYCIAYGSLKNYEVPVFSPVEIAKSTDYKFKDGIICYKASVFTGGNVVGFNGFLRVKKGATTSAKE
- a CDS encoding HK97 family phage prohead protease — protein: MTKTTNKEVRLAELRTEAVDGKMTLEGYAIVFESETMIGDEEHGFKEVIDKDSLSETLMKDVPMKYNHMDNFLIIARTKNGSLSLSVDEKGLKVHAELLDTESNKDIYKMVTAGLLDKMSFAFTVNKQSWDRSGAVPVRRILGIERLYDVSIVDTPAYDSTSIYARSLEAMDLELKAMDLAEQKKQAEIIKKRIHIKSKI
- a CDS encoding phage portal protein yields the protein MGFKDIFKRKKKVGSVDSYKVVNDLKLPFVPFGDNISNSDVVRICVDRIASQCAKLKGRYLKVGDDGVQTEKSGPVAFLLKYKPNTLMTPYQFLYKSVSLLMLNDNAFIYPMYDRSTYKLIGLYPLNPITVEPIEDSLGDYYLKFYFGDGTSYILPYENVIHLRRFYTNNSFFGGDSSTGSHEALLKTLKINDSLLQGVEAGMMSSFQIKGLLKINGMLKESDKQKQIDEFNRALSKANETESAIVPVDSKADYTPLSVDPKLVDDKTLDFLQSKILDYFGVSKAIFANSYNETEFNAFYESTIEPIAIQLSEAFSNGLLTQNELERGEEILFFSERLQYASWTTKVGAIEKLMGLGIMSLNESRALLGLEPIENGNKRLQSLNYVDADKANQYQVGGNNNDEDNK
- a CDS encoding terminase large subunit translates to MNYLIEYRNAVYKGDVVIGHELEQVLDSLISDLKNPRFVFDEKPGQLRIDFIERFCKHTKSPFNGMPFILELWEKALLQVAYGFKYKETGLRRFNEVVLLVARKNGKTTYIAGIDLAEFFLSSGGVDIICASNTNDQASILFEEINNMREHSKALSKDKRSRKNIFYIYSPKNKNKIKKLSAQSRNLDGFNIEVGCIDEVHQMTDSKVYDAIKQSQSTKREPLIFIITTEGNVVGGFLDKKLEYCRKMIKGEITDERVLPWLYTQDSIDEIYSDKKSWQKSNPSLGKIKTMTYLEDIMNKSKNDLSTRLTMLCKDFNVKQLESGSWMSFDELNNEEAYDMESLRNSYAIGGVDLSSTTDLTASILLIVKDKKKYVIPHFFMPSNVLQKRMEEDSVPYDIWVKKGYLTLSDGSQNDFSKVTEWFLDMVRTYDIRPLWIGYDPWNSRYWVDEMDEAGFTMEKVRQGPFTLSEPMKQLEADLKNHVVIYDNNPMLKWCLSNTQAKVDINGNIQPSKLNSKFKRIDGAVALIIAYSVLNLYKKDYETMNS
- a CDS encoding leucine-rich repeat protein — encoded protein: MYDIKIKANANGRLEYEDPVVRLGTEDELSRARLVFSVDDSIEGAIRYVKFKHAKATYLYRVTNDALVVPTTVTKLSGRWFISFISSNNVVTNNVPTGSYAFISEPVEAVVADGILSANTQSEEAQLLCGIIDGTADKVVIPTSVTRIREYCLSYYQAYATLVLHPDISFIGSHAFEGGKFQRIEFQEGIAITSIQEYSFQKMENLASTYVLKVPKSVSSWGRNAFGSSNLSAISFESGSKLTTFVSYSIFNMTALRTLELPAGFLGFTGNGQTISSCPVLAKIILPNSFTYSIIAGHIVDNPSLADIVLGSNWNCVANFSKCTNLSANSIKAMFASLKNLTGSSAKALTLGSDNLAKVSTTDIAVATAKNWTVS
- a CDS encoding DUF3846 domain-containing protein produces the protein MKCCICGKEIEGYGNNPMPVAGTACCDECNNKVIVPLRVFLTTLRAQNLAILITGSEVQLVQPKGRYFTLKELQGLVGGYIELAPRVFDDYLTVVDEEGLLKKKQFNNLSFKLFETDLVGNVLIVPKRIFEKPED
- a CDS encoding HNH endonuclease, with the translated sequence MQRHKRCAKHSKRPSKLERFYRGDEWHLARAIKICNQNGLCEKCGKPGNEVHHKIHLTIQNVDDPNVSLNQDNLMLLCTDCHNKEHHRFGRLAEYDFDSEGNLVSRKSK